From the genome of Candidatus Paceibacterota bacterium, one region includes:
- a CDS encoding DEAD/DEAH box helicase family protein, producing MENNIKLVDELNILSKQGILLKDIPDFVVNNLNPKYPIREYQKEAFTRLEHYLSSYQGKKMPVHLLFNMATGSGKTLLMATDILYLYSLGYRNFIFFVNSTNIIKKTQSNFLDKIASKHLFTDKIVFDDREIEVKEVDNFEAVNSNNINILFTTIQGLHIKLNTPQENTITHEDFKDLKIVFLSDEAHHINALTKSKLNKEELEEKQSWEQTVDKVFNANKNNIMLEYTATVELNHPAVARKYADKIIYQYNLANFREDGFSKDVKLLQSDWEAKDRALQAVILSQYRRKIADKHKIQLKPVILFKSKQIKDSEAFEQAFYSMIGSLTVADIKKLEANSKDVIKKAFDYFNVNKITTANLVKEIKADFAKEKCLIINSKADSEEKQIKVNTLEDYNNEIRVIFTTNMLNEGWDVLNLFDIVRLYETRDAKNNISGSTTISEAQLIGRGARYYPFITEARQIKDKRKFDEDIDNEVRVLEELHYHSLTDSRYIAELTNELRNTGIIASNKKEMTVSIKDSIKKTPFWSKGLIFLNEWKPKDNSGVKNLDDVIKDTLFKYRIMAGESFESGIFDDKQQTAKDNFKKKNIKLNTIEPHILRKAIDKVGFYQFNNLSSYFPKLKSITEFITADNYLGLVEIELYAKNGKLDNLNNKDKFDIALDVLKELSQKILSSNKEFYGTKEFTGHAIKVIAKTKTLEILLGEQDQERGIAMSQTLNNDLNLDLSIQDWYMYDENYGTSEEKYLIKFIHQAIDELKKKYEDVYLLRNENLFKIYRFSDGSAIEPDFVLFLKSKGSKKNLSYQLFIEPKGSHLLNTDKWKEDFLKEVESEFRIETLFEKGKFKLIGLPFYNENQTKQEFNKIFREKLQL from the coding sequence ATGGAAAATAATATTAAACTTGTTGACGAGCTTAATATTTTATCTAAACAAGGAATTCTTTTAAAAGACATCCCGGATTTCGTTGTAAATAATTTGAATCCAAAATATCCAATAAGAGAATATCAAAAAGAGGCTTTTACAAGATTAGAACATTATCTAAGCAGTTATCAAGGCAAGAAAATGCCGGTGCATTTGCTTTTTAATATGGCAACTGGGAGCGGGAAGACTCTTTTAATGGCAACTGATATTCTTTATCTATATTCTTTAGGATATAGAAACTTTATATTTTTTGTTAATAGCACAAATATTATTAAAAAAACGCAGAGCAACTTTTTAGATAAAATAGCCAGTAAACATCTTTTTACTGATAAAATTGTTTTTGACGATAGAGAAATTGAAGTTAAGGAAGTTGATAATTTTGAAGCCGTAAATTCAAACAACATAAATATCCTTTTTACAACAATACAGGGCTTGCATATCAAACTTAACACACCGCAGGAAAACACAATAACCCATGAAGATTTTAAGGATTTGAAAATTGTTTTCCTATCTGATGAAGCCCATCATATAAACGCTTTAACTAAATCAAAACTTAATAAGGAAGAACTTGAAGAAAAGCAAAGTTGGGAGCAGACAGTTGATAAGGTTTTTAACGCAAACAAAAACAACATAATGTTAGAATATACGGCAACTGTTGAGCTGAATCATCCGGCAGTTGCAAGGAAATATGCAGATAAAATTATTTATCAATATAACTTAGCCAATTTTAGGGAAGACGGATTTTCAAAAGATGTTAAATTACTGCAGTCAGATTGGGAAGCTAAAGATAGGGCATTACAAGCCGTTATATTAAGCCAATACAGGCGTAAAATAGCCGATAAGCACAAGATACAACTAAAACCTGTAATTCTATTCAAATCAAAGCAAATAAAGGATTCTGAAGCGTTTGAACAGGCTTTCTACTCAATGATTGGGAGCTTAACGGTTGCAGACATAAAAAAACTTGAAGCAAATAGCAAGGATGTAATAAAAAAGGCGTTTGATTATTTTAATGTCAATAAAATTACTACTGCCAATTTAGTAAAGGAAATTAAAGCCGATTTTGCTAAAGAAAAATGCTTGATAATAAACAGTAAGGCAGATAGCGAAGAAAAACAGATTAAGGTCAATACCTTAGAAGATTATAATAACGAGATAAGAGTAATTTTTACTACCAATATGCTCAATGAAGGCTGGGATGTTTTAAATTTATTTGATATTGTCAGACTTTACGAAACAAGGGATGCAAAAAATAATATATCCGGAAGCACAACAATATCAGAAGCACAGCTTATAGGTAGAGGTGCAAGATATTATCCTTTTATAACAGAAGCAAGGCAGATAAAAGATAAAAGAAAATTTGATGAAGACATTGATAATGAGGTAAGAGTTTTAGAAGAATTACACTACCATAGTTTAACAGATTCAAGATATATAGCTGAATTGACCAATGAATTAAGAAATACAGGAATAATTGCAAGCAATAAAAAAGAGATGACAGTTTCAATTAAGGACAGCATTAAAAAAACTCCCTTTTGGAGCAAAGGGCTTATATTTTTAAACGAATGGAAACCAAAAGATAATTCAGGAGTAAAAAATCTTGATGATGTAATTAAAGATACTTTGTTTAAATATAGAATAATGGCTGGCGAGTCTTTTGAGTCCGGAATTTTTGATGATAAACAGCAGACAGCTAAAGACAATTTTAAAAAGAAAAATATAAAGCTAAACACTATTGAACCGCATATTTTAAGAAAGGCAATAGATAAAGTAGGCTTTTATCAATTTAATAATTTATCAAGCTATTTTCCCAAGCTTAAATCAATTACTGAATTTATAACCGCAGATAATTATTTAGGACTTGTTGAAATTGAATTATATGCAAAAAATGGAAAGTTAGACAATTTGAACAACAAAGATAAATTTGATATTGCCTTAGACGTATTAAAAGAACTTTCACAGAAAATTTTATCAAGCAATAAAGAATTTTACGGAACTAAAGAATTTACCGGACACGCTATAAAAGTAATAGCAAAAACAAAGACGTTGGAAATTTTACTTGGCGAGCAAGACCAAGAACGAGGTATTGCTATGAGCCAAACACTTAATAATGATTTAAACTTAGATTTAAGCATACAGGACTGGTATATGTATGATGAAAATTACGGAACGTCAGAAGAAAAATATCTTATAAAATTCATTCATCAAGCCATAGACGAATTGAAAAAGAAATACGAGGACGTTTATTTATTAAGAAATGAAAACCTATTTAAGATTTACCGATTTAGCGATGGCAGTGCAATAGAGCCGGATTTTGTATTATTCCTTAAATCAAAAGGCAGTAAAAAAAATCTATCTTATCAGTTATTTATTGAGCCAAAAGGAAGCCATTTATTGAATACAGATAAGTGGAAAGAAGACTTTTTAAAAGAAGTGGAATCTGAATTTAGAATTGAAACCCTGTTTGAAAAGGGCAAATTTAAACTTATTGGTTTACCATTCTATAATGAAAATCAAACAAAACAAGAATTTAATAAAATATTTAGGGAGAAATTACAATTATGA
- a CDS encoding NYN domain-containing protein, which translates to MCIKEVNDYKDMKRIEVKCPFCEKDFIKRYWAKKSKGNCDAELTLDIIRFGVRKRYKGIIVFSGDGDFARVYEYVSKELRKKVIIYAPKKKRTSVKLKKLFEQKIITLEGLNPLFPYYGKKN; encoded by the coding sequence GTGTGTATTAAAGAAGTGAATGACTACAAAGACATGAAGAGGATAGAAGTAAAATGCCCTTTTTGCGAAAAAGACTTTATAAAGCGTTATTGGGCAAAGAAATCTAAAGGAAATTGCGATGCTGAGTTAACTTTGGATATTATCCGCTTTGGTGTAAGAAAAAGATACAAAGGGATTATAGTTTTTTCTGGAGATGGAGACTTCGCTAGAGTTTATGAATATGTTTCTAAAGAATTAAGAAAAAAGGTTATAATCTATGCACCGAAAAAGAAAAGAACCTCTGTAAAATTAAAAAAGCTATTTGAACAAAAGATAATAACGCTTGAAGGACTAAATCCTCTTTTCCCTTATTATGGCAAGAAGAATTAA
- a CDS encoding site-specific DNA-methyltransferase, which translates to MQNLYEDLAKILEKDERVFTDGKMLKNKVSELAFKLDRDLLDLLLKDKQMKDHFFIETNKALVFDQDKFIKFINNKEFLPDSFTTFKNQIGLTENNEYIKDNGKVVLAWAYKDCVLEGGQDKEDVKRDEIFYNEILAPDEIDRLFEPKVLTKFKKIDKSGEHKVDSITEQDNLIIKGNNLLALHSLKKKYAGKIKLIYIDPPYYFHENKKEDSFNYNTNFKLSSWCVFIKNRLEVAKDLLSKDGAIFIQIDDDGLAYLKVILDELFGIENCITTIAVKVTSESGVKVTANKPVRVKETILCYSKSPDWKYNRQFVIDGNYDSNYSYFVDNPDDNPNTWKIFNIKEKFFEIKKDKEISEEKLYSFQIKYKNNIFSVRDISKLLKEKYFSKNKNKFIVLKKAKKSKILWKNGEVVFFSNKVKVINNEEVSVKYLSDIWTDINWDGIAKEGGVTLKKGKKPERLLERIINMSTNDNNDIVMDFFAGTGTTCAVAHKMGRQYIGIEQLEYGKNSARARLKNVINGDQSGISKSFGWNGDGAFKYFEIKKWNEEYMQNIQEAKTPKELANIYKKMQKEAFFRYEIDLSKFDEKDFSKLELKDQKQVLMECLDKNHLYVNYSEIDDATYKVSIEDKKINKQFYGK; encoded by the coding sequence ATGCAAAATTTATACGAAGATTTAGCTAAAATATTAGAAAAAGATGAGCGAGTTTTTACCGATGGCAAGATGCTGAAAAATAAAGTTTCTGAACTGGCTTTTAAGCTGGATAGAGATTTGCTGGATTTGCTTTTGAAAGATAAGCAGATGAAAGACCATTTCTTTATTGAAACCAATAAGGCTTTAGTTTTTGACCAAGATAAATTTATTAAATTCATAAATAATAAAGAATTTTTACCGGATTCGTTTACTACTTTTAAAAATCAAATAGGCTTAACCGAAAACAATGAATATATAAAAGATAATGGAAAAGTTGTTTTAGCTTGGGCTTATAAAGATTGCGTTTTAGAGGGTGGGCAAGACAAAGAAGATGTAAAAAGAGATGAGATTTTTTACAATGAAATTCTTGCTCCAGATGAAATTGACCGGTTATTTGAACCGAAAGTTTTAACTAAATTTAAAAAAATTGATAAGTCTGGCGAGCATAAGGTTGATTCAATAACGGAACAGGATAATTTGATTATAAAAGGCAATAACTTGTTGGCTTTGCATTCCCTAAAAAAGAAATATGCCGGAAAGATAAAACTTATATATATTGATCCACCATATTACTTTCACGAGAATAAAAAAGAGGATAGCTTTAATTATAATACAAATTTTAAACTGTCCTCTTGGTGCGTTTTTATAAAGAACAGACTAGAAGTTGCTAAAGATCTTTTGTCTAAAGATGGAGCTATTTTCATTCAGATAGATGACGACGGCTTAGCTTATCTAAAGGTAATACTCGATGAATTATTTGGAATAGAAAATTGCATAACTACTATCGCTGTTAAAGTAACTTCGGAAAGCGGTGTGAAAGTTACTGCGAACAAACCAGTTCGAGTTAAAGAAACTATATTATGTTATTCTAAATCACCTGATTGGAAATATAATAGACAGTTCGTTATCGACGGAAATTATGACTCTAACTATAGTTATTTTGTAGATAATCCAGATGATAATCCAAACACATGGAAAATTTTCAATATTAAAGAGAAATTTTTTGAGATTAAAAAAGATAAAGAAATTTCTGAAGAAAAATTGTATAGTTTTCAAATTAAATATAAAAATAATATCTTCTCAGTCAGAGATATTTCAAAGTTACTAAAGGAAAAATATTTTAGTAAAAATAAAAATAAATTTATTGTCCTTAAAAAAGCAAAAAAATCTAAAATATTATGGAAAAATGGAGAGGTTGTATTTTTTTCAAACAAAGTAAAAGTGATTAACAACGAAGAAGTTTCTGTAAAATACTTAAGTGATATTTGGACTGATATAAATTGGGACGGCATAGCTAAAGAGGGGGGTGTAACATTAAAAAAAGGAAAAAAACCAGAAAGATTATTGGAACGAATCATTAATATGTCAACGAATGATAATAATGATATTGTGATGGATTTTTTTGCAGGAACCGGAACAACTTGTGCTGTTGCTCATAAAATGGGAAGACAATATATTGGCATTGAACAACTAGAATATGGAAAAAACAGTGCAAGGGCGAGATTAAAAAATGTTATTAATGGTGATCAAAGCGGTATTTCAAAATCATTCGGGTGGAACGGAGATGGTGCTTTTAAATACTTTGAAATAAAAAAATGGAATGAAGAATATATGCAAAATATACAAGAAGCCAAGACTCCCAAAGAACTGGCTAATATTTATAAAAAAATGCAGAAAGAAGCGTTTTTTAGATACGAGATTGATTTAAGTAAATTTGATGAAAAAGACTTTTCAAAATTAGAACTTAAAGACCAAAAGCAGGTTTTAATGGAATGTTTAGATAAAAATCATTTGTATGTAAATTACAGCGAGATAGACGATGCTACTTATAAAGTTTCAATTGAAGATAAAAAGATAAACAAGCAATTCTATGGAAAATAA
- a CDS encoding copper-translocating P-type ATPase → MNHQQHHNNHQSKMLIDFKRRFFVSLIISFPILILSPIIQDLLNLEIKFTGSNYVLLLLSSFVFFYGGWPFLKGLFDELKKRSPGMMTLIGLAISVAYFYSTAVIFGLKGEFFFWELATLVDIMLLGHWIEMKSVIGASKALEKLAQLMPDKAHLLKNSNILEVKTKDLSVNDEILIKPGEKIPSDGIILKGESYVDESMLTGESKPVLKRKGDKVIGGSINGDGSLEVRIEHTEESSYLSKVIDLVKKAQASKSKTQRLADKAAFWLTLFALTIGLITLITWLVLGKGITFAIGRMATVMVIACPHALGLAIPLVVAVSTSLSAKNGLLIKNRTAFENSRKITTIVFDKTGTLTKGEFSISSVHSFDKDFNQNKIIQLAVSLEKNSEHPIATGIIKKAKESKVETLEVLNFKANKGKGVEGIINGKKIEVVSQNFLKEKKITLPKELKLNKVGTVVFVLADNKLIGSITLSDKIREESYEAIKQLKKMNIRCWMLTGDNKEIASLVTNELKLDGYFAEILPHEKQEKIKELQSKGEFVAMAGDGVNDAPALAQADIGIAIGSGTDIAAETSDIILVNSNPVDIMSLIIFGRATYKKMVQNLFWATGYNIFAIPLAAGILYSAGIIISPAVGAVLMSLSTVIVAINARMLKIKNSNKF, encoded by the coding sequence ATGAATCACCAACAACATCATAATAATCATCAATCAAAAATGCTAATAGATTTTAAGCGGAGATTTTTCGTTTCACTAATTATTTCTTTCCCAATTTTAATACTTTCACCGATAATTCAAGACTTATTGAATCTAGAAATTAAATTCACAGGAAGTAATTATGTTCTGCTTTTATTATCATCTTTTGTATTTTTTTATGGTGGCTGGCCATTTTTAAAAGGCCTCTTCGACGAATTAAAGAAGAGGTCTCCAGGAATGATGACATTAATTGGCTTGGCAATATCTGTTGCTTATTTTTATAGCACTGCTGTTATTTTTGGCTTAAAAGGTGAATTTTTTTTCTGGGAACTTGCAACGTTGGTTGACATCATGCTTTTAGGACACTGGATAGAAATGAAATCTGTTATAGGAGCTTCAAAGGCACTTGAAAAATTGGCCCAACTTATGCCAGACAAAGCACATCTTCTCAAGAATAGTAATATTTTGGAAGTTAAAACAAAAGATTTATCAGTAAATGATGAAATATTAATAAAACCTGGTGAGAAAATTCCTTCAGATGGGATTATTTTAAAAGGAGAAAGCTATGTTGACGAATCAATGCTTACAGGAGAATCAAAGCCTGTTTTGAAGAGAAAAGGAGACAAAGTAATTGGTGGCTCTATAAACGGAGATGGGTCGCTCGAAGTAAGAATTGAACACACAGAAGAGAGTTCCTATCTTTCAAAAGTTATTGATTTAGTGAAAAAAGCCCAGGCATCAAAATCAAAAACCCAACGATTGGCAGATAAAGCAGCGTTTTGGCTTACACTTTTTGCTCTAACAATAGGACTTATCACTTTAATTACTTGGTTGGTGTTAGGAAAAGGTATCACATTTGCAATAGGAAGAATGGCAACAGTAATGGTAATAGCTTGCCCTCATGCTCTTGGTCTTGCGATACCTCTTGTTGTAGCTGTTTCTACCTCTTTATCTGCAAAAAATGGTTTGCTCATTAAAAACAGAACTGCTTTTGAAAATTCCAGGAAGATTACAACAATTGTTTTTGACAAAACAGGAACCCTGACTAAGGGAGAATTCAGTATTAGCTCTGTACACTCTTTTGATAAAGACTTCAACCAAAATAAAATAATTCAACTCGCAGTTTCTTTAGAAAAAAATTCTGAACATCCAATAGCTACAGGGATTATAAAAAAAGCAAAAGAATCTAAAGTAGAAACGTTAGAAGTTTTAAATTTTAAAGCTAACAAGGGTAAGGGCGTTGAAGGAATTATAAATGGGAAAAAAATTGAAGTTGTGAGCCAAAATTTTTTAAAAGAGAAAAAAATAACATTACCGAAAGAATTAAAATTAAACAAGGTAGGCACAGTAGTATTTGTCTTGGCAGATAATAAATTAATAGGTTCTATTACTTTATCTGATAAAATCCGAGAAGAGTCTTATGAGGCAATTAAGCAGTTGAAGAAAATGAATATAAGATGTTGGATGCTTACAGGAGACAACAAAGAGATAGCTTCTTTAGTAACAAATGAGCTAAAACTTGATGGGTATTTTGCTGAGATTTTACCTCACGAAAAACAAGAAAAAATAAAAGAACTTCAATCAAAGGGAGAATTTGTTGCGATGGCAGGAGATGGAGTTAACGATGCTCCGGCTTTAGCTCAAGCTGATATTGGAATTGCAATTGGTTCTGGGACTGATATTGCTGCAGAAACATCTGATATTATTCTTGTAAATAGTAATCCTGTTGATATTATGTCACTTATAATTTTTGGTAGAGCTACTTATAAAAAAATGGTTCAAAATCTTTTTTGGGCAACAGGATACAATATTTTCGCTATTCCGTTGGCTGCAGGAATTTTATATAGCGCAGGAATAATAATCTCCCCTGCAGTTGGAGCGGTTTTGATGTCTTTAAGCACAGTAATTGTGGCCATAAACGCAAGAATGTTAAAGATTAAAAATAGCAACAAGTTCT
- a CDS encoding helix-turn-helix domain-containing protein, protein MKSKKQIDFYTAEELADKLRVNIMTIYRYIKAGKLKAYKIGKEFRIDKKEFNKFLNKVKTK, encoded by the coding sequence ATGAAAAGCAAAAAGCAAATAGACTTTTATACAGCAGAAGAATTAGCAGATAAACTGAGGGTTAATATAATGACAATTTACCGCTATATTAAAGCAGGTAAGCTAAAGGCCTATAAAATAGGCAAAGAATTTAGAATTGATAAAAAAGAATTCAATAAGTTTTTAAATAAAGTAAAAACAAAATAA
- a CDS encoding NYN domain-containing protein: protein MQNSKKKLLRKSRKIFAFIDGENVRNSAQEAGYKDLDYEKVYEWLTKKKDVLRIYLYVAVRKKIKKDLSIFNY from the coding sequence ATGCAAAATTCAAAGAAAAAATTACTAAGAAAAAGTAGAAAAATTTTTGCTTTTATTGACGGCGAAAATGTCAGAAATTCTGCCCAAGAAGCTGGATATAAAGACTTAGATTATGAAAAGGTGTATGAATGGCTTACGAAAAAAAAGGATGTTTTAAGGATTTATTTATATGTAGCAGTTAGAAAAAAAATAAAGAAAGATTTAAGTATTTTCAATTATTAG
- a CDS encoding sigma-70 family RNA polymerase sigma factor, with protein MKKKDNKKRTIKKRKTAKKRMMKSPKKRRKPVSRKKMNGKKTVKRKSRNINKKSKKKTTKLKKKTKRKIVAKKTKRKTSGKKKIIKKRKTRKREILIHTSKKRIAIKEKAKKELLDRGKPRGFITYQEVLKFFPQAEEDILGLEEIYQFLENKGVKVKEAPELLKEPKLLAEEMSPEHLSEVDAIQNYLKEIGKYPLLIFKEEKDLAQRLAKGEKAAKKKLIHSNLRLVVSIAKKYLGRTPHLTLLDLIQEGNFGLFKAVEKYDWRKGFRFSTYATWWIRQSITRAIADQARTVRLPVHIVESLSKYNRTKRRLLQELGREPLPEEIATEMKEDVEKIKNLEQVSQGTISLEQPIGTDEKESKLEEFIEDKKTITPSGSASLSILKEQIKDILEDLTPREREILNMRFGLHDEIPHTLEEVGKKFNVTRERVRQIQQRALEKIKEHEKSGKLQEY; from the coding sequence ATGAAAAAGAAAGACAATAAAAAAAGGACAATAAAAAAAAGAAAAACGGCAAAGAAAAGGATGATGAAGTCTCCTAAAAAAAGAAGGAAGCCTGTTTCTCGTAAAAAAATGAATGGAAAAAAAACTGTAAAAAGAAAATCTCGAAACATAAATAAAAAATCAAAGAAGAAAACAACAAAACTGAAAAAGAAAACGAAAAGAAAAATCGTAGCAAAAAAAACAAAAAGAAAAACATCGGGGAAGAAAAAAATAATTAAAAAAAGAAAAACCAGAAAAAGAGAAATACTTATCCATACAAGCAAAAAAAGAATTGCGATAAAAGAAAAGGCAAAAAAAGAACTACTTGACAGGGGAAAACCAAGGGGTTTTATTACATATCAGGAGGTTTTGAAGTTTTTCCCTCAAGCCGAAGAAGACATACTTGGGCTTGAAGAAATATATCAGTTTCTTGAAAATAAGGGAGTTAAAGTAAAAGAAGCACCAGAACTTTTAAAAGAACCAAAGTTACTGGCAGAAGAAATGTCGCCGGAACATTTAAGCGAGGTGGACGCTATACAAAATTATCTTAAAGAAATTGGAAAATATCCCCTACTCATCTTTAAAGAAGAAAAAGATCTCGCCCAAAGACTAGCAAAAGGAGAAAAAGCCGCAAAGAAAAAACTCATTCATTCAAATTTAAGATTGGTTGTGTCTATCGCAAAAAAATACCTTGGAAGAACTCCACATCTTACTCTGTTAGATCTGATACAAGAAGGAAATTTTGGACTTTTTAAGGCCGTTGAAAAATATGACTGGCGAAAAGGCTTTAGATTTTCAACTTATGCTACCTGGTGGATAAGACAATCAATTACAAGAGCGATTGCTGACCAGGCAAGAACAGTCCGCTTGCCAGTCCACATAGTAGAAAGTCTGTCCAAATACAATAGAACAAAAAGACGACTCCTGCAGGAACTTGGCAGAGAGCCGCTGCCAGAAGAAATCGCAACTGAAATGAAAGAAGATGTTGAAAAAATAAAAAATCTTGAACAAGTATCGCAAGGAACAATTTCTCTGGAACAGCCAATAGGAACTGATGAGAAAGAAAGTAAGCTCGAAGAATTCATTGAGGATAAAAAAACAATCACGCCTTCTGGCTCCGCAAGCCTTTCAATATTAAAAGAACAAATTAAAGATATTTTAGAAGACTTAACCCCGAGAGAAAGAGAAATATTAAATATGAGGTTTGGGCTTCATGACGAAATTCCTCATACATTAGAAGAAGTTGGAAAGAAATTTAATGTTACGAGAGAAAGAGTAAGGCAAATTCAACAAAGGGCTCTTGAAAAGATAAAAGAGCACGAAAAATCAGGAAAATTACAGGAATATTAA